From Microbacterium sp. LWH11-1.2, one genomic window encodes:
- a CDS encoding acyl-CoA carboxylase subunit epsilon, with the protein MTEPTTHAETPDELPPTLEITQGAATEEELAALIAVISDAYASEAADAVAAEPSVSAWTRTQRPLRTPLRRDIPWGRYSG; encoded by the coding sequence GTGACCGAGCCGACCACTCACGCGGAGACGCCGGACGAGCTGCCGCCGACTCTCGAGATCACGCAGGGCGCCGCGACCGAGGAGGAGCTGGCCGCTCTCATCGCCGTGATCAGCGATGCGTATGCGTCGGAGGCCGCGGATGCCGTGGCCGCCGAGCCGAGCGTCTCGGCATGGACCCGCACGCAGCGCCCGCTCCGCACGCCGCTGCGCCGCGACATCCCCTGGGGACGCTACTCCGGCTGA